From the genome of Ignavibacteriales bacterium, one region includes:
- a CDS encoding YebC/PmpR family DNA-binding transcriptional regulator, producing the protein MGRIFETRKHVMFARYARMSKAFNRVRKEIEIAVKAGGPDQKSNSKLRIAMQNAKSVNMPKDKVEAAIKRASSKDTSGYVEIIYEGYGPNGIGVVVECATDNPTRTVANVRHIFKKYEGSLGTTGSIAFMFERKGLFKATKTAEMDLDNLELDLIDSGLDEFSNDDEFIYIYAPFQEYGSMQKALEERNIEIKATELQYLPVNYKELNEEQKKEVQELIEALEEDDDVQSVYHNMQ; encoded by the coding sequence ATGGGAAGAATTTTTGAAACAAGAAAGCATGTGATGTTTGCACGTTACGCAAGAATGTCTAAGGCTTTTAATAGAGTTAGAAAAGAGATTGAGATTGCTGTAAAAGCAGGCGGACCTGATCAAAAATCAAATTCTAAATTAAGAATAGCCATGCAGAACGCGAAAAGCGTTAACATGCCTAAAGATAAAGTAGAAGCCGCAATTAAAAGAGCTTCTTCGAAAGATACCTCCGGTTATGTAGAAATTATTTATGAAGGATACGGTCCTAACGGAATTGGTGTCGTGGTCGAATGCGCAACCGATAACCCGACAAGAACGGTCGCGAACGTCCGCCATATCTTCAAAAAATATGAAGGCTCTTTAGGCACTACAGGTTCAATTGCTTTCATGTTCGAAAGAAAAGGATTATTCAAAGCTACAAAAACTGCAGAAATGGACTTAGATAATTTAGAATTAGATTTGATCGACTCTGGACTTGATGAATTTTCAAATGACGATGAGTTCATTTATATTTATGCGCCGTTTCAAGAATATGGATCAATGCAAAAAGCACTTGAAGAAAGAAATATTGAGATCAAGGCCACAGAACTTCAGTATCTGCCGGTCAATTACAAAGAGTTAAACGAAGAGCAAAAAAAGGAAGTTCAAGAATTGATTGAAGCTCTTGAAGAAGATGATGACGTTCAATCGGTCTATCACAACATGCAGTAA
- a CDS encoding sigma-54 dependent transcriptional regulator produces MKDSRILIADDDETLCYLLKEELVNEGYSVDVVYDGKDAIENLKKRYYDVLLLDLEMREIHGEKVLAHVKDNYPSLQVIVLTAKSDIRTAIDCIKQGAYDFITKPYEFGQLCVTIERALGYKDLLIKNKILTSKISQTPPNTIIGESEKIKTILKLAERAAKSESNILLEGETGTGKELFAEFVHKNSNRADKPFVAINCASLPDQLIESELFGYEKGAFTDAKSSKQGLVEIANGGSLFLDEIGELSLALQPKLLRFLENGEFRRVGGVTNLSSSVRVIGATNKNLMEEAERKNFRRDLLFRLNVITLTIPPLRDRNGDVLLLSEYFLQKKSPVRAVKKLSQEAKVELQRYNFPGNVRELEHMIERAIIFSESETILPKDLNMPTADFDFSNFTKDDGTIKSMEEVERIHIKLALDQNDWNRENTARALDISQKTLYSKILKYNLK; encoded by the coding sequence ATGAAAGATTCGAGAATACTTATAGCAGATGACGATGAAACCCTCTGTTACCTTCTTAAAGAAGAACTGGTAAACGAGGGGTATTCCGTTGATGTCGTTTATGACGGTAAAGATGCTATCGAAAATCTGAAAAAACGGTACTATGATGTTCTTCTTCTCGATCTTGAGATGAGAGAAATTCACGGTGAAAAAGTTTTAGCACATGTAAAAGATAATTATCCGTCTTTACAAGTAATTGTCCTTACTGCAAAATCCGATATCCGCACGGCGATCGACTGCATCAAACAAGGTGCGTATGATTTTATTACCAAGCCGTATGAATTCGGTCAACTTTGCGTTACAATTGAACGCGCACTCGGATACAAAGACCTTCTTATAAAAAATAAAATTCTAACTTCTAAGATTAGTCAAACACCGCCCAATACAATTATTGGTGAAAGCGAAAAGATTAAAACCATATTGAAATTAGCGGAGCGTGCAGCTAAATCGGAATCAAATATTTTACTTGAAGGCGAGACCGGAACCGGGAAAGAATTATTCGCGGAATTTGTTCATAAAAATTCTAACCGTGCCGATAAACCATTTGTTGCAATCAACTGCGCCTCGCTTCCCGATCAATTGATTGAGAGTGAACTTTTCGGATATGAAAAGGGCGCATTTACTGATGCAAAAAGTTCGAAGCAAGGTCTTGTTGAAATCGCAAACGGCGGTTCTTTATTTCTTGATGAGATTGGAGAGTTGAGTTTGGCTCTTCAACCTAAACTTTTACGATTTCTTGAAAACGGAGAATTCAGAAGAGTTGGTGGCGTTACAAATCTTTCTTCATCGGTTCGGGTTATAGGTGCGACAAATAAAAACTTGATGGAAGAAGCCGAGAGAAAAAATTTCCGCCGTGATCTATTATTCAGATTGAATGTTATTACGTTAACAATTCCCCCGCTACGCGACCGTAACGGCGACGTACTGCTTCTATCAGAATATTTTTTGCAGAAAAAATCTCCGGTTAGAGCAGTAAAAAAACTCTCGCAAGAGGCAAAAGTTGAATTACAACGCTACAACTTTCCGGGTAATGTAAGAGAACTTGAACATATGATTGAAAGAGCAATAATATTTTCGGAGTCCGAAACTATTCTGCCGAAAGATTTAAATATGCCGACAGCCGATTTCGACTTTTCCAACTTCACAAAAGACGACGGCACAATAAAGTCTATGGAAGAAGTTGAGCGAATTCACATTAAATTGGCACTAGATCAAAATGATTGGAACCGTGAAAATACAGCACGGGCGCTTGATATAAGCCAAAAGACCCTCTATTCGAAAATTCTAAAGTATAATTTAAAATAG
- a CDS encoding response regulator — translation MSADLSTKHLAHDLNNIFTRILNSIDLLKRKVSSSSDLLPILNSIEAGTYLASEMIGDNFDNKSKKNNQRRININSIVSDIVRSVIIQQKGKIDFKLFLEPNLKLVLGKYSDYYRVILNLLTNSIESIESTGVILFTTSNIDDGARVELRIKDSGKGIEKEILPLVFDEDFSTKSKKTASGIGLSIVKKIIENYGGTISVLSEPGNGTEFIITLEAAHTATPLINDSGKTILIAEDEDILRELLAELLQSYNYTVLTSSNGKEVLETLKARMPDLLIIDRKMPEMDGIECLQEIAAANYNLPVILASGSPVDNVKIEIENVNKVINKPYNFEELLSLVRELIG, via the coding sequence ATGAGCGCCGATTTATCCACAAAACATCTTGCACACGATTTGAATAATATTTTTACACGCATTCTCAACAGCATTGATCTACTTAAAAGGAAAGTTTCAAGCTCATCGGATCTTCTTCCCATCCTAAACAGTATTGAAGCCGGAACTTATCTTGCTTCCGAGATGATTGGAGATAACTTTGACAATAAATCGAAAAAGAACAATCAGAGAAGAATTAATATTAACTCGATAGTAAGCGACATAGTACGTTCAGTTATAATTCAGCAAAAGGGGAAAATTGATTTTAAACTTTTTCTCGAACCAAATCTGAAACTTGTGCTTGGAAAATATTCAGATTATTACCGGGTTATTTTAAATTTGCTTACAAATTCAATTGAATCTATCGAATCTACCGGAGTTATTTTATTTACCACATCGAATATAGATGATGGTGCAAGAGTCGAACTGCGAATTAAAGACAGCGGGAAAGGAATTGAAAAAGAAATTCTTCCATTAGTTTTTGATGAAGATTTTTCAACCAAGAGCAAGAAGACAGCATCAGGTATAGGTTTATCAATTGTAAAAAAAATAATTGAAAATTACGGCGGAACCATCTCTGTTTTGAGTGAACCGGGAAATGGAACTGAGTTTATAATTACGTTGGAAGCGGCGCATACAGCCACACCGCTTATAAACGACAGCGGCAAAACAATATTGATTGCTGAAGATGAAGATATATTGCGGGAGCTTCTTGCGGAACTTCTTCAATCATATAATTACACGGTACTTACTTCATCTAACGGAAAAGAAGTTCTTGAAACATTAAAAGCTAGAATGCCGGATTTATTGATCATTGATAGAAAAATGCCGGAGATGGATGGAATAGAATGTCTGCAAGAAATTGCTGCTGCGAACTATAATTTACCGGTTATTCTCGCTTCCGGTTCTCCGGTGGATAATGTCAAGATTGAAATCGAAAATGTTAACAAAGTCATTAACAAACCTTATAACTTCGAAGAATTACTTTCGCTAGTCCGCGAATTAATTGGGTAA
- a CDS encoding response regulator, whose product MKKILIIDDYPDNVFLLQDRLEKEGFEVIKAYHGETGIQKAVEEKPDLILLDIMMPDISGFDVCKILTTNQETKLIPIILLTALTEADSLKQGLLAGAFDYIKKPFNRTELIARINSALRFSETNKILLEVEKIKTYAATVVTANHEIKQPLTLINLSTAAIRREISKPDFSSEVILKRIEFIENAAKDIINVLDKLGSIKKPVITPYVNDLNIIDLKADEGKLPN is encoded by the coding sequence ATGAAAAAAATATTAATAATAGACGATTACCCGGATAATGTATTTCTTCTTCAAGATAGACTAGAGAAAGAAGGATTTGAAGTTATAAAAGCATATCATGGTGAAACGGGAATTCAGAAAGCAGTGGAAGAAAAACCGGATTTAATTCTTTTGGATATTATGATGCCGGATATATCAGGCTTTGATGTTTGTAAAATATTGACCACAAATCAAGAAACAAAATTAATACCGATAATTCTTCTTACCGCTTTAACCGAGGCAGATAGTCTTAAACAGGGTCTGCTTGCCGGCGCATTCGATTATATTAAAAAACCTTTTAACAGAACAGAGCTAATTGCCAGAATAAATTCTGCGCTTCGTTTCAGTGAAACAAATAAAATTCTTCTTGAAGTGGAGAAAATAAAAACTTACGCCGCAACAGTCGTTACAGCCAATCACGAAATAAAACAACCTCTCACGTTAATCAATTTATCTACTGCGGCAATCCGGCGGGAAATATCTAAACCCGATTTTTCCAGTGAAGTAATTTTGAAGAGAATTGAATTTATTGAAAATGCTGCCAAAGATATTATCAATGTATTGGATAAACTTGGCTCAATAAAGAAACCTGTAATTACTCCTTATGTTAATGATCTCAATATTATAGATTTGAAAGCAGATGAAGGAAAGTTACCCAATTAA
- a CDS encoding response regulator, with product MKLNYRLILITLLIVLFISVISTFIFYSLAGRLLMQQQSKNILNSANDFAFVFQNEISNVEEDFKKIAPRINNFDQINLDSTAIDFCFTLVNDSIINAHEFKIKTKSYLNIRSSSFRQFFSDNPNVVLRYAQFPNGRTIYYGNQISTDFLNRISQKIRAEVALVINDSPIEISNPDKNQVNLLSVINAVRELKFKNSFDLYFNEYENADFYSVLYLPKYFLTPGAKINFVVFNVFKEGVEFRNTLRIVMVIIVIAGSAITFLIVLGFTIRLRKQISLLSEATEITGKGNLDHRVKIITHDEVGRLGETFNKMLDELVRNKKNEKEYSEFIALINQNPTMKEISDAALSKIIKSTGLTFGVLYIVENKLLRIISSFGVSKNIIELTQNADLYSNAIDKKEKVEFHFNDNFPEIKTGIATIKIKYLTIYPIVYNKETIAVLELASESAPHEEVMNYISIIHEQLAIGLTNAKSFEQLENFVNELKKLNEEYQKQNEHIIEQNSQLKALHSELKEKAGELEKQRAKAVELTRVKSDFLASMSHELRTPLISILGLTELLIKDTLVAARTKDRLNIVHRNGEKLLGLINNILEFSKFESGKIEIKKESFLLSDLLKEINPNIQHLTSEKNLQFILEIQNNTNALISSDKGKLEQILLNLLVNAVKFTETGFVKLSVNINDLKDIEFIVTDTGIGITEEQQELIFGEFKQVDSSTARKYGGAGLGLAICKKYIELFGSALKLKSEIGKGSRFSFTLSDSVLDVFDATDHKFLTLAEDIIDNAEAESILIINANTDSLKLIGDYLASYNYRIITTSNSKDGIRLAMEKSPIAIVLDPLIHDQNIWNIISELKTNLSTSNIPIILTMIIEEAKVGWEPEIFDFISFETERNEFENIIREVESHFDQPIQKIVILEKNDISYKKLVNTFSDKYEFILLNSADAVKQKVKENSPQLILIDMESFNTEALQISYELSRQRVTKNIPIVFKLPHEFNDELSKSLNTKLREITLKIKAHPLDVLKVLRDRLKIDDNITNKKINLIEEPLQKNTPSQSVKSIEQNEKNKPTVLIVDDDNDALFTIGEFVKELNCDTIFAHNGMECLLTLNHIQPDLIFLDIMMPQMDGFETIKRIRAEERFAQIPVIALTAYAMLDNKNIIEKNGFNDLVTKPINSKILSAKMNKFLLSKIDR from the coding sequence ACACTTGTAAACGATTCGATTATTAATGCACACGAATTCAAAATTAAAACAAAGTCATATCTTAATATCAGATCATCATCTTTCCGTCAATTCTTTTCGGATAATCCGAATGTTGTTTTAAGATATGCCCAATTTCCAAACGGCCGGACTATTTATTACGGTAATCAAATATCAACAGATTTCCTTAACCGAATCTCGCAAAAAATTCGGGCTGAGGTTGCACTTGTTATAAATGATTCTCCAATTGAAATTTCCAACCCAGATAAAAATCAGGTTAATCTTCTTTCGGTTATAAATGCTGTCCGGGAGTTAAAATTTAAAAACAGTTTTGATCTTTATTTTAATGAATATGAAAATGCTGATTTTTACTCCGTTTTATACTTGCCAAAATATTTTCTCACACCTGGCGCCAAAATAAATTTTGTTGTTTTCAATGTATTTAAAGAAGGAGTAGAATTTCGAAATACATTACGGATTGTTATGGTTATAATTGTAATTGCCGGAAGTGCAATTACATTTCTCATAGTCTTGGGCTTTACTATTAGATTGAGAAAACAAATTTCTCTGCTGAGTGAGGCTACTGAGATAACAGGAAAAGGAAATCTGGATCACCGGGTTAAAATAATTACACACGATGAAGTCGGCAGACTTGGCGAAACATTTAATAAAATGCTCGATGAACTTGTGCGGAATAAAAAAAATGAAAAGGAATATTCCGAATTCATTGCCCTCATTAATCAAAATCCAACAATGAAAGAAATCTCGGATGCCGCACTTTCCAAAATTATTAAATCAACCGGATTGACTTTTGGGGTTTTATACATTGTCGAAAATAAATTACTTCGAATAATTTCTTCATTCGGTGTAAGCAAAAATATTATTGAGTTGACACAAAATGCTGATCTTTACAGCAATGCAATAGATAAAAAAGAGAAGGTCGAATTTCATTTTAATGATAACTTCCCGGAAATAAAAACCGGCATTGCTACAATTAAAATAAAATATCTAACGATTTACCCTATTGTGTACAATAAAGAAACAATCGCGGTGTTGGAACTTGCTTCGGAATCGGCACCGCATGAAGAAGTAATGAATTACATCTCTATCATTCATGAACAGCTTGCGATAGGACTTACAAACGCTAAATCTTTTGAACAGCTCGAAAATTTTGTAAATGAATTAAAAAAATTGAATGAGGAATATCAGAAACAGAACGAGCATATAATTGAGCAAAACAGCCAGCTTAAAGCCCTTCACAGCGAACTTAAAGAGAAAGCCGGTGAATTAGAGAAACAAAGAGCTAAAGCTGTTGAGTTGACAAGAGTGAAGTCGGATTTTCTAGCAAGCATGTCGCATGAACTGCGTACACCGCTAATCTCAATTCTAGGTTTAACTGAATTATTAATTAAGGACACACTTGTTGCTGCAAGGACTAAAGACCGTTTAAATATTGTTCACCGCAATGGTGAAAAACTTCTCGGTCTAATCAATAATATTCTGGAATTCTCAAAATTTGAATCGGGTAAAATTGAAATTAAGAAAGAAAGTTTCTTACTAAGTGACCTTCTAAAAGAAATCAATCCCAATATTCAACATCTCACGTCGGAGAAAAATCTCCAATTTATTCTGGAGATTCAGAATAATACAAATGCATTGATTAGTTCTGACAAAGGTAAGCTGGAACAAATACTTCTCAATTTACTCGTCAATGCAGTTAAGTTTACCGAAACAGGGTTCGTCAAATTATCAGTAAATATTAACGATCTAAAGGATATTGAATTTATAGTTACAGATACCGGAATTGGAATTACCGAAGAACAGCAAGAACTAATATTCGGCGAGTTCAAGCAAGTTGATAGTAGCACGGCAAGGAAATATGGAGGTGCGGGTTTAGGACTGGCTATTTGTAAAAAATATATTGAATTATTCGGAAGTGCTCTAAAATTAAAAAGTGAAATTGGGAAAGGATCGAGATTCTCGTTTACATTATCGGATTCTGTTTTGGACGTTTTTGATGCAACAGATCATAAATTTTTGACTCTTGCTGAAGACATAATTGATAATGCTGAAGCAGAATCGATATTAATTATTAACGCCAATACAGATTCATTAAAACTAATTGGTGATTATCTTGCCTCTTACAATTATAGAATTATCACTACATCAAACAGCAAGGACGGCATCCGTCTTGCAATGGAAAAAAGTCCAATTGCAATAGTTTTAGATCCTCTAATCCACGATCAGAATATTTGGAATATTATATCGGAACTAAAAACCAATCTATCAACAAGCAATATTCCAATCATTCTTACAATGATTATAGAAGAAGCCAAAGTCGGATGGGAACCGGAAATATTTGATTTTATTTCTTTCGAAACGGAACGCAATGAATTTGAGAATATAATTAGAGAAGTTGAATCACATTTTGATCAACCAATCCAGAAAATTGTTATTCTTGAGAAAAATGATATTTCCTATAAAAAACTTGTTAATACTTTTAGCGATAAGTATGAATTTATATTGCTGAATTCTGCGGATGCGGTTAAACAAAAAGTTAAAGAAAATAGTCCACAGTTAATCTTAATTGATATGGAATCGTTTAATACCGAAGCACTGCAGATAAGTTATGAACTTTCCCGACAAAGGGTTACAAAAAATATACCGATTGTTTTCAAACTTCCACATGAATTTAACGACGAACTTAGCAAATCGCTCAATACGAAATTGAGAGAAATAACGTTGAAAATAAAGGCTCATCCGCTGGATGTTTTAAAAGTATTGCGCGACAGATTAAAAATTGATGATAATATAACGAACAAAAAAATTAACTTAATAGAAGAGCCACTTCAGAAGAACACCCCGTCTCAATCTGTTAAGAGTATTGAGCAGAATGAAAAAAACAAACCGACTGTTCTGATTGTGGATGACGATAATGATGCGCTTTTTACTATTGGAGAATTTGTAAAAGAACTAAACTGCGATACTATCTTTGCTCACAATGGAATGGAATGTTTGTTAACTCTTAATCATATTCAACCAGACCTAATATTTCTAGATATAATGATGCCGCAAATGGATGGCTTTGAAACCATCAAGCGTATTCGCGCCGAAGAGAGATTCGCTCAAATTCCAGTTATTGCCTTAACAGCATATGCAATGCTTGATAATAAAAATATAATTGAAAAAAATGGTTTTAATGATCTGGTGACAAAACCAATAAATTCGAAAATACTTTCAGCAAAGATGAATAAATTTCTCCTTTCTAAAATTGACAGATAA